TTAGCTacctgttgttctttttttcgtGTCCTCCTCTCAGGAGTGAATTTATGTTAGTCATTAGTTTTCTTGATTAATAAACCTGGTTGTCAGTTCACTCTCTCTCACCATCTCACTTGGGTCTGTCCTTATACAAAATTGTGATATAATTTTTATTGAATGCTTTCAATTACTAGCTTAACttaacattactttttcttggCTAACATTGACACATTAATCGAACTGACCTATTCACCCATGTCTATAAATAGACTATTCAGAGGTTAACAGAAGCATTTCAacattagggggaaaaaaatgtgcgTTCTGCCAAAATTTCTCTGCCAGCTGTTTCTCAATTTTTAGCAATATTTCTCACTTGCCAATGTTATCTTGGATCTCCATTGCAAGGTTTCTATTTAGGTTGAACgcggggtgggggggggggggaattcaTATATCTATTTACCTACATCCCAATGTTTACCCTGCTACCTCTTCACTGTATATCTACAAATGCCAATTAAATCACGCCGGTTCACGGTAGCTTCTCTGGAAATGATTTAAGATATTAATGTCAGGgtctaaattaaaaatctaGAGCCTTCACCCAGCCTGGCTTAGTCACACACAAtcagtttcttttaaatcaaCAAGGTAAGATTACACAACCTTAGAAGAATCCCAACGTTTATAATTGAAACAAATAAGCTTTTACTTTACCTGCAgatgatgtactttatttagcaAATGCAAAATCTTACAGCAATTACTTACTGGTCAGTTACCAGGCAGAGTTTTCGGAGTCAGTCAAGGTCTACATGACGTGTCCTAGCTAATTTGAACACCTACTCTGATCGTAAAACCAGCTATGGAATGTTTAGAGTCTCTTCTCTGATGCTCAGTTTGAACTGCAGCAGATCGTCTTTACCTTGTCTACATTCATTGAGTTGCTGTTTGGCTGTTTAGATATTTGCAATTTTGACCAATTGAacaggtgtacttaataaagtggccagtgaaagTAATTGCTACATAAAAGAGGGGCTTTAACAAATACCACAACAACTTAAAAGATGTCATCACATTTCAGGATGGTGTTTTTGTTCAAAACTCCTCTGAGGATTATGCTGCATTGCTGCATCAATTTATGATTGATTTTTAGTTAATCTGTCATGTCTTAAACAGTATTAGCATACTGGAAGgttcacaaagtaaaaaatttATACAGGGATTTTACATTAGATTTCATTACATCAGATGTCTACGTGTGTTTGtcttctgttgcttttttgtgttgCACTAGCTGTATCTGTGCAGTAGGAGGTGCTATTACAACTTCACCAGCTGTATCCTTGTGGGATATATTGGCTTAAAACTGCTGTTGCAAAACGTTTTTACTTCAGTCTTTTCAGGTAACTAAAGGTCACAGCAGGCAACGGAGCCCTGACTCCATAATAGGATGCTCTCTTACACAGAAGTTTCAtagttttatataaatgtatgagcaaaaacaacaacagtggaGTGATTTTAGATCTGACACTGTTTAAAAGTCTCTTATCCTTTCCTCCACTAGTGCTTTTTTCTCTTGTGGTGTAAGATGTTCCGAGGTCCTTTACATAAGttccacagtgtagaaataatCATACAAGTAAAAGTTCAGCAAAGGCAAAATGGTTTATTCAACATTTGCAATGATCATGTTATTGGATATTAATTATGAATGCATTCATGTGTTGATTACTTTAATATTGCAGTTGCTAACAGTGGAGCTCAGTTTAATGAACCTATATGCTGTTTTGATGATCATACTGTCCCCTCCAAATGTATTGGAACAACAAggctaattcatttgtttttgctgtacattaACATTTGGGATTAACATCAAAAGAGAATTTGATGGCATTTAAAGCTTGATAAATGATACAGCATAACACATCACCCACATTTCATTTCTTCCAAAAGTATTGTTGAAGCTGGAGAAAGCTCAGCACTAATTGTATAGTATTATATTCATTGGTGTTGTCAAAACCAAATGCAGATTTATGGAGCTGAATTGTTTGCTcattttacagcaaaaacataCAGTTATGTTTAAATCATTAATTATAGATCTAAAGTAGtttatactgtgtgtttaaaagtgtttaCTTTTAGGCTACTTATAGTTAACTAATACttatttgtttagttatttACCATTGTGtggtacatttatatttaaaggacaccttcactggtTTTGAACcttcttttccagagctcctccagatgacatcatctgaactcctaatgatggaaaacccctctgggtgatgtcatctggagaagagttttagctagaagcagaataatattttgatatagggaagtttgAAAGCaagaatgtacatttacaccctaaactaaagccatagaaagcaagttgaaaattggtgaagtttccctttaAATATAGGAACAATTGCAATACTTTGAATTATTAGATCAATTTGGCTACTTCACAAGCTTGAGTTTTTCCTTAGCTTGTCAAGATTACGTTGATTTTTAAGCCCTTTTTTCCCTCAATCATTTATCTCATTTTTTTCTGGACATTGCTTCCTTCCATCAGTCTTTATTTGTCAGGATCTGGACCTcgtttccacttcctgcccaggacttttattttgtagccccttttacctgcttcctgcctcattccgattgttttcacctgtgccctgGTTCATTTATACtcagctctccccacagtcccCTGGCAGATCCTCTGTCTAATTCCTGGGCAGTGTACCTAGCTCCCTGATTTCCCTGATTTACCTGAATTACGTATGTGGATTCCcgattcttgtttttttttttattcagttccTGGCCTGGCCTGTTGGTTTTGTTATGTTTCGTTATCTCAGCCTTATTCttaaatttaatgtttaactacctgttgttctttttttcgtGTCCTCCTCTCAGGAGTGAATTTCTGTTAGTCATTAGTTTTCTTGATTAATAAACCTGGTTATCAGTTCACTCCCTCTCAcctctcttcacttgggtctgTCATTATGCAAAAttgtgatattattattattattattattattattattaaatgcttTCAATTACTAGCTTAACTTCACATTACTGTTTCTTAGctaacactgacacactgacctCTTCACCCATgtctataaatatattattcagAGGTTAACAAAAGCATTTCaacactgggggaaaaaaatgtgcaatcTGCCAAAATTGCTCTGCCAGTTGTTTCTGAATTTTTTAGCAATGTTTCTCACTTGCCAATGTTATCTTGGATCTCCATTACAAGGTTTCTATTTAGGTGAGAGGGGGAAAATGAATTGATATCTATTTACCTACATCCCAATGTTTCCCCTGCTACCTCTTCATTGTATATCTACAAATGCCAATGAAATCGCGCCGGTTCACGGTAGCTTCCCTCTTATTGTAGCAGTTGTTACAATTGTTGGAAATGATTTAAGATATTAATGTCAGgctctaaattaaaaatgtagagCCTTCACCCAGCCTGGCTTAGTCACACACAAtcagtttcttttaaatcaaCAAGGTAAGATTACACAACCTTAGAAGAATCCCAACGTTTACAATTGAAACAAGGAAGCTTTTACTTTACCTGCAgatgatgtactttatttagcaAATGCAAAAGCTTACAGCAATTACTTACTGGTCAGTTACCAGGCAGAGTTTTTGGAGTCAGTCAAGGTCTACATGACATGTCCTAGCTAATTTGAACACCTACTCTGATCGTAAAACCAGCTATGGAATGTTTAGAGTCTCTTCTCTGATGCTCAGTTTGAACTGCAGCAGATCGTCTTTACCTTGTCTACATTCATTGAGTTGCTGTTTAAAtgattagatatttgcattttcacCAATTGAACAAgtgtacttaataaagtggccagtgaaagTACTTGTACAAAAAAAGAGAGGTTCAACAAATGTTTAgagcctttcttttttttttccattctgaTGCTCAGTTTGAACTGTAGCAGATCATCTTTACGTTGTCTACATTCATTGAGTTGCTGTTTGGCTGTTTAGATATTTGCATTATTGACCAATTGAACAACtgtacttaataaagtggccagtgaaagTAATTGctacaaaaaaagaggaggttTAACAAATACCACAACAACATGAAAGATTTCATCACATTTCTGGATATTATATTGGAGCAAATCCTTGTTTAGGTAAATATTGGTATTTGTTAAATATGGATTTGAATGTCCATTTCCTTTTTACAGATAAGAGGTTTTAGTTATTCAGGTTTCCTTACGAAAAGACACCACAGAACCACAATTGTACAGGTATTTTAAGCTTAAAACTAAAAGATgaagttgcatttttttttaaaaaggtgcaaCCCTCATAAGGCAATTAAGCAAGAGTCCTGATATAGGTCTCAATAAATCTTGTACTTAACCAGAGCTGCACAGTTACTGTGAATACATTATGATTAGGAACCATTCAATAGACCATTGGTTGTTTCGGTTTTGGCCTTGAACATGGCAGCTaaagaaaaaacttaaacaAACTTAGGTTAAGAAGACAAGTCTTAGGATTAAACTTCAATTCCTTTAGGGGGAAAAATCACTACTGACAGAAGTCTGACCAAATTCCTATTAATCACGCCCATCTTCAGTATTGAGGTTCTTAACAACAATTTCAAAGTGCAAAAGCATAATAACAATTGACACATTGATAATGAAGAGTTACAGTAAATTATTCTGGAATTACTGCGTCATCTGTGTGAGGACAACATCATGTAGATGTGTTGGGTTTTCCTAATGctggcaaaacaaataaatcccGGTtagtctctgtgtctgtttggtgAAAACATTGTGCCTGCCCACAAATAGTGAGGATGATTCAAAATTTCCACACAATTTTTGTGAATATCTAAAACACTTTAGAGACAATATTAATCTCAGGAAAAGGGTTTGGCTTAGAAGTATTTTAATTACCACCTCAACAGAAATGCTGTTACATCACCTGTTGCTACATTCTAACCTGCTGCAAAGCATCAGTATCAGTTGTGAAATTTGTAGCTTGTTTGATTCAGCCAGTTTTGTAGCTGCCATCACCAAGTCTCTTAGCGTGAGCGATGACAGTTTCACTCGACACTGTTTTGCAATCCTTGGCCAAACCCAGAAAGCACATGAGGTCAATAaaggcagtggtgggattcaaCCTCCAGCCAAACTCACTCGTGCTGTAGTCGAAGGGAAATGCATGATGGTAGTTGTGGAAGCCTTCccctgaaaacaaaaagaaaactttattgtttttctaatgCTACATGTGGagatgttttactgtatgtgtcaatGCAGACTGTCACATGACATAAGTGACCAAAAACAGATTTGCTAAAAGACGGTGTACATATGGATTTGGATGTTAGTCAAGAagaggtgtttttattttttttaaatgctgaatgtgttgaaaaatgtaattctttgGAAACAGGACAACTACAATGTTGCATATTAGGTAACAAGCTCAGCGataaaaaactttgaaaattaaatatctTCACAGATtttgaaaatttaaaaccaatgttttgttttaaattgatgaTGCAATCGCAATTTGTTAGTACTTCTGattaacattttactgtagttacatggaaatgtttgcaaaacagGCAGctataacattttaattaagaaCAAGCAAGTAGTATTGTTATGGACAAAACTGTAAAGTCTTCTTGCATTTCTGCATCAACCACTGCCCAAACTTGAAAAGGCATAAGCCAGCCACAGGAGATGCAGGAATAACTCAATTTCTTCTACTTCTGCCTTGTTCAGTGAAGCTttctttagtaaaaaaaaacaggctcaaAACAGGCTCAGAACAGGGGTAGAAAAGGTTTAGAATGGGTTGATAGGTAGTGATAATCCTTCAGTTAACCACACTGATGAAGCATCTGCTCCTTATTCCAGTTGGAGTTAAAagagttaaaagaaaacagacttttCCACACTTTCAGATGTGCTTCAACTTGCAACTCTCGTCTCGCGGTCTGTAACGTCACTGCTGCAGACAGATCACCTACGTTACACATAAGTTTCTCTCCATCTGACCTGGAAACCATGCTAACTGTATCAGCTCTCCTTCTTATATAAATGTTGCTTAGCAACCACTCCTCCTCATCTCAATTACTATTACTAATATATTTCCCAATTTTTCtattgtaatttgtgttttatttatccaATTTTAGGTTAACATTACATTGTTCCAAGTTTAACTttacaaaaactattaaaattatattatgtGAAAACAGTCATTTCTGTACATCTTTCTATTCTAGTACCTGAAAGAATCAGAAAGTAAATtgcaaagctttgtttttttttcagcgtCATTTCCTTGTGTGGTCAACAACCATAAATCAAGTTTTAACTTATCAGAAACAATGACACTAAAAATAACATCAGCATCCAAAAGTATTGGCACAGCTCCATCTCTACATTTCAAAGCTAAAGCCAACACAGCCAAGGCTAAATAAACATCCGCCGCTGGATTAACACACGGTCCAATTACATAAGCCAGGTTGAATCAGCTTTGAAAATCAGCTTCTCAGTGTGGTTGACCTGACATGACAAGTTTTCAACAAGTGATGAAAAGATCAATGCAATATCCCGCAGGCACACAAGGACAGTGAAATTACACATAAAAACCTGTTATGCAGTcacaaaacaatacacacactttactgTAGGACAAAAAATGGTGCATAATgaatatgttatttatttacccATGGCGCTGAAAGCGACCATTCGATTTTCCCTTGACTCATTGGTCTTGTCATAAGGTCTATTGCCCCAAATGTGTGCAGCACTGTTGACAAGCCAGGTGACATTAAGTACCAAAGCATATCTCATGAGCCCAGGGATTAAGAATGCCACAGCTAATGATTCACCCCAAAAGAACCATGGCACCAATGTGGGCAAAAGGAAGCAAGTGGTCACCACAGATAACTTGTAGTACCTGCAATGAAAGAACAGACTGTGTCTCACAGTGTTACACAACACAGCTCATAATTCTACAATGCAATTTAAATGGGAGTGAAATGTAATACTGCTGTACCCATGTCAAGGTAAGTGTCCCACTAAGGACTCACAAATTTGTACTAGTATACTATTTATATATATCATTTAGTGCTGTTGCCTCACAACCAGAAGATCCTGagtttgaatccacctgcctgtggcctttctgtatgGAGTTTATATGTTCTTTCTCTGCTTACGTGgttttcctctcacagtctaaagacatgcatgttcgGTTAAATGGGGTCTCTAGATTGCccgtgagtgtgaatggttgtctgtctgcataTGTCTATCAGTGTttgccctgaaatagactggtcctgtccagggtgtaccctgttcagctgggataggctcctcATGACAGGATAAGCAGTCCAAGACAATGGATGGATTTTCCCCAGACAATTTTTCAAATTAGTTCACTGTGAACAGTTCACAGGACGTTCTGATTGAGTTGCTCTAGCAAATATTAATCTCCTTTGCCTGAAAGTAGCAGTGAACATCTGAGATTGACTACAGAGGCAGTCAGCAGATGATCACCCTGTACCTCATGTGTGCAGTTAGCAGTCTGCTAGCTAATTGTTTCCTCACCGTCGCTGGAACATGACAACTTTGTCTGCCTTCAAGTCTGAAAGCTCCAGTTTCTGGCCCTTTGCAGTGACTTCAGGATGTTTGCGAACGAGCAGCCACCCAACATGGGCGAAGAAGAACCCCCGCTTGACATTGTGTGGGTCTGCATCTGTCTCAGAGTACTTGTGGTGGACGCGGTGGTCCCTTGCCCACTCATATATGTCATTCTGTTCATCACAcggagacaggcagacagaggaTTAGTAAGGATATCCAGATGTGTATAGATGTTTTTAGATCATCAGCAAAAGGTTGGGGATGATACAATAAACATGTCAAACCCCTCAAATACATAATTCTGCACTGTCAAGAAATCACCAGCAAAGCACCTATTATAATAGAGGCCACTTTGAAGGAAATCACTAATGAACAAAGGCAACATGTGAAAAATAtactctttttgtgttttacctgAAATGCCATGGAATTGGCGAAAGCGAGGAAAACACGCAGGGGGAAAGAAGCCTTATAGGATCTGTGGCTCCATAACCTGTGTACACCAGCGGTAATACCAAGACCACTGATGATGTAGCACACTACagctgaaagaaagagaaagaaaaactgtaaccACTAGACTGATGAGAGCAGAGTAACGCTTGGGTGTTTTTTCCATCACACCGAAGCCTCTTTGTTCTAAGAAAAATCATCTATATGGGGAGATGGGAACACGCAGGTCTGCCCTCACACGTTTGTTGTTCCAAAACAGCTCAATGTGCTTCTATGTGAAGTCTAGACAAGAATAACCCGGATTTGAGAACCGGGGGCTTCTGACTGGCAATGAGCATTCTGTTGTGGCGCCATGCAGTTCACAATGGGATGTCTATGGCAATGGTAATTGTGCTTTGTCCGGTCTGGTGATATAATATGCAGCTCAGCATTGCAAAGAGAGGGGAAAACTATGCATTGCCAAAGTGTGAAACAAAGTTGTCACTGTTTAGGAATTTGAGCCATGCCTCCACATTCTAGATTTAGGGCACAAACTCGCTTTATTCGGCACACAGTTTGGCGACTGCAACACATTCTAACATATTCAAATAGTTTGCAGGTGGCTACAGGTTTGAGCTCTTAAAGAAAAGCCATAAAAGACAGGAGGCTTATAAATTACAAACaatgatgtgaaaaatgtcaattttaaaGGCCAGAGTGAGTTATTCTCTATTGTTCCTACAAGAATGACCTCAGTCAGTACCTACTGTTACCAACAATCACACAAAATTCGTACATTTTATTGTAGACCGCGGTCTACCgttgaaaaaaacaactaaaggCTGCAAAGCTAAGCCTGTAGATTTTACTACATACTTACTCCATGAAAGAGTTAAAACTGATGCAGAGGGAATATGAGTCAGTCCATAAAGTGCGCCGATATGTAGGAAGGACATCAATATGATATTTCTCCACACCAGTATATTCGGTGGTTTGGGACCACCTTTCTCTTTATAGGTGTCATCAAAAACGTCTTCTGTCATTGGTGGTTCAGCCATTGAGTCTCCATTCTGTTGCTTGCTGGCATGATGAGTCGTGGTTTCTGTTTCACTCATTTTGATGAAAGGGTCTCTGTAACATCAGTGTGCAGCagggaaaaagacaaatgttgcTCAGTTAAATACACTCAGGGGGACACAGGATTGTGCCCAGTAACCATAAGAGGTGCTAGCAGAGCCACGAGTGAACACCATGGTTATTGTATAAATGGGCTAGTCTTTACTTAGTTTACATATTAAATTCCTCATGGGTAATAGAGTGACCGTTAATTGTATACTTCACATGTTGCAGGTACTTTACATATTGAAATCTAAGCAGCTAAATTAGACCAAAAGCATTAACTGACAAAGTTGGATTTGACAAGTTAACATTTAGCTAACAACTATGTCAGCTGTCATTAAacaagaggtggggtacaccatggacaggtaaccagtctatcgcagggccaacaaagagagacatgcacagacacacaaccattcacactcaaattcacaccaatatttacacaaactacgataaaaagtgaatattattataataaaatcttATTAAAACTGACCTAGGTGAAGCCCCAGCTTCATCTTGTTTACTGATAATACTTAAATATCACTGATGGGTGGCGGAACAACCATTTAATCGACTTACACACCTACAGCGTTATTAGCGCTTTCCAAGAAGAACAGTGCAAAGAAGATCTGTGtgcatgaaattattttatcagCAGGAAAAATTTGACAAAATCATAACCCAAGATCcacaaataaatgaacatcTGTACTtgccaaaaacattttgtacttaagggtgttactttgtgtttttaaaaatgttaatagaaTGTGCATACACACTGCAAATTTGCACTGCTCAGGACTTAGGACTTTTAAAACAATAAGGATATTTGCACAATAATAACTCCAAATAAGGTAAACCTGCTGACTGGGCACATACAGCAGTTCACAGTTTTCACTCTCCAGCAGATCCCTGACAATGGCTGTCCTGTATGCAACTGCTCTATTGACCTATCTATTAGGGTATGATTCATGCTCCCAGCTCTACATCATCGCGATGATTTAACACACAGCCAGGCACTGCTGTTATTGTCAAAGGTTTTATGCATTcgtttgtctttaaaatggaTCATGTATCTTTAATACATTAATACACATGATCATGTATCATGTTTATTAAGTTTGAATGATGGCATGTAGCTCATGCTCCTCTGTCTCCAACACAAAATACTGTCAAATAgatgaataatataataaaagattGTTAAGTGTGGGTGTAGGATAGAAAATATTATAGTGCCATCATTCAAACTTAATAAACATGATACATGATCATGTGTATTAATGTATTAAAGATACATGAtccattttaaagacaaacgAATGCATAAAACCTTTGACAATAACAGCAGTGCCTGGCTGTGTGTTAAATCATCGCGATGATGTAGAGCTGGGAGCATGAATCATGTCCGAATCGTATCCTGGTGGAACAACAGTGATTTCGTTTCCAAATAACACAGCTGCAGTTAGGCAAAAGCCTGCAGCGACATGACGAGGTTGCTGGGAAGGTTAGATAACTATTCAAGGTCTCTCTAAAATGTACatctgaatgtgtttgtttgagtttaCTCACCGTGCGCTCTCCAGACGCTTTTTAACCTACCGAGGACAGGAGATGCAGGGGATGCGATGGGAAGAGATGAAAGAGGAAAGATGTGCTGCGTTCGCTGGCATCTGTAAATCTCCAATTCTGGTGCTTGGGTCGACGTCTTTATAAAGGAACTGGTTGATAGGGGATTCGATGGCACTGGCACTGAATGTCCTATTGGCTGTTTGCGGAGGCTGAGCTTTACCACCCCCTGTTTTTTCACCGTCATAAGGCCTTGTCCCGACACATAGCCATAACCGTCTTGAGCGTTTTCCCTATTTAGTTTAAGCATTTTAAGTGCATCAGCTCATAGAACACCTTAGTATAATTCAGCATGGGCTcatgaatacatttgcattcaCCTGTCGACCGGGAGAAAATTGAAGACACTGTGACATCAACTGGACTTCTGTCCTTTTACACGCTTCGTTTAATTTGTAAGAGAGTCTATGTGAACTTTAGCTAAAGCTGGCCTATCCTAACCTTAGTAAGAGATAAATTACCTGCCTAGTGTAGACGGATACTGTAGGTATAGCCTATAGCCTatgcatgaatgtgtttttgaaatatattccatcataaaatgtgaacattttccaTTATTAAAGTAATATgagactattcagcctttaaggtatttgttttgatttttaaatactcTTGTTCCTAATCTGCAgagcaaatattttatatttaactgaacttaaatatttttt
The nucleotide sequence above comes from Channa argus isolate prfri chromosome 1, Channa argus male v1.0, whole genome shotgun sequence. Encoded proteins:
- the scdb gene encoding stearoyl-CoA desaturase b isoform X2, with translation MSETETTTHHASKQQNGDSMAEPPMTEDVFDDTYKEKGGPKPPNILVWRNIILMSFLHIGALYGLTHIPSASVLTLSWTVVCYIISGLGITAGVHRLWSHRSYKASFPLRVFLAFANSMAFQNDIYEWARDHRVHHKYSETDADPHNVKRGFFFAHVGWLLVRKHPEVTAKGQKLELSDLKADKVVMFQRRLFFHCRYYKLSVVTTCFLLPTLVPWFFWGESLAVAFLIPGLMRYALVLNVTWLVNSAAHIWGNRPYDKTNESRENRMVAFSAMGEGFHNYHHAFPFDYSTSEFGWRLNPTTAFIDLMCFLGLAKDCKTVSSETVIAHAKRLGDGSYKTG
- the scdb gene encoding stearoyl-CoA desaturase b isoform X1 encodes the protein MPANAAHLSSFISSHRIPCISCPRDPFIKMSETETTTHHASKQQNGDSMAEPPMTEDVFDDTYKEKGGPKPPNILVWRNIILMSFLHIGALYGLTHIPSASVLTLSWTVVCYIISGLGITAGVHRLWSHRSYKASFPLRVFLAFANSMAFQNDIYEWARDHRVHHKYSETDADPHNVKRGFFFAHVGWLLVRKHPEVTAKGQKLELSDLKADKVVMFQRRYYKLSVVTTCFLLPTLVPWFFWGESLAVAFLIPGLMRYALVLNVTWLVNSAAHIWGNRPYDKTNESRENRMVAFSAMGEGFHNYHHAFPFDYSTSEFGWRLNPTTAFIDLMCFLGLAKDCKTVSSETVIAHAKRLGDGSYKTG